GCTCCGGCACTCTATGCTGTACATGCGGTACTGACGGGCCTGTGTCTGGCCGTTACGTATTCCTTCGGTGTGCTGGACGGCTTCGGTTTCTCGGCAGGTTTTATCGATTATGTAATTGACTGGGGACTGGCCACCAAGCCGGAAATGATTCTGGTCATTGGCGTAGGCGTATTTGCGCTCTACTATGGCATTTTCAGCTGGGCTATCCGCCAGTTCGATATTCCGACCATCGGCCGCTATGATGAGGATATGCCTGTCAGCAGCGAGAAAGTCACGATGAGTGAACTCTCTGAGCAGGTGCTGGCAGCCTTGGGCGGCAAGGAAAATCTGGAGGAAATCTCCAACTGTGCGACCCGCTTGCGCTGCACGGTTAAAGACGTCAACAAGATGGATTTGGAGCGCGTCAAAAAGGTTAACGGCGTACGCGGCGCCTTTGCTACGGGCAATGCGGTACAGGTCGTTATCGGCACGAACGCCGAACATGTGGCCAATGAGATTATCGCGCAGTCATAATAGCATAAGAAAAAACCTTCCCGATGTTTGGGAAGGTTTTTTCTTATACGGTGGCAATATCGAGACGGCCGAGAGTAGCCAGAATCTTATTGTAAGTTTCGCGGCAAATGGGGCGTTTGCCTTGTTCGAATTCGATAATCAGGGAAGGACGCATACCGCACATGATAGCCAGGCGGCTGCAGGACAGGCCCTGGTCTAAGCGGGCGCTGCGCACGAGGGAAATTGACTTAAATGATTTAACCATACACACACTCCTGGATAAAAATAAAATAACCGGATAATCGCAAGATTATCCGGTTAAGAGGTACTGCTTATTCAGCAGCGGCAACCACTTCTTTGCCGTCATAGTAGCCACATTCGGGGCATACATGATGAGGCATTTTCGGTTCGTGGCACTGCGGGCAGGAAACAAAGCCCGGTGCTTCTAACTTCCAATTAGCACGGCGCTGATCGCGGCGGGCCTTGGACATTTTTCTCTTTGGTACTGCCATTTTGGTTTCACCTCCGGAACAATCCGACTTACTGTTTAGTGAAATCCATACAAACTAGGGTTGATGCTGAATGGATTCATTTCACAATTGATATGTGCATTGACACATGATAGTATTTTACCGTTTTTGGCGAAATAATGCAAGCTTTTTTTGGCAAAAATTGTCAGCCGGCGTTATAATGGAAGTAATTGGTTTGGGAGGAGGAATTTTGTGAGCGATAAAGTCAGGGGCAATGTGATGCTCTTGCTCACTGCTATGATTTGGGGCGGGGGCTTTGTGGCCCAGAGTGCGGGCATGGATTATATCGGCCCCTTTACCTTTTGCGCGGCGCGCTATGTGCT
The Selenomonas ruminantium AC2024 DNA segment above includes these coding regions:
- the rpmF gene encoding 50S ribosomal protein L32, with the protein product MAVPKRKMSKARRDQRRANWKLEAPGFVSCPQCHEPKMPHHVCPECGYYDGKEVVAAAE
- a CDS encoding helix-turn-helix domain-containing protein — translated: MVKSFKSISLVRSARLDQGLSCSRLAIMCGMRPSLIIEFEQGKRPICRETYNKILATLGRLDIATV